One Chaetodon auriga isolate fChaAug3 chromosome 14, fChaAug3.hap1, whole genome shotgun sequence genomic window carries:
- the LOC143331804 gene encoding G-protein coupled receptor 151: MDTDRPANVSFFDFVGGVQLLQGEDTRTAMPVILIGICVSGAVGNLLVLLIFIRDFKNGKGSEVKALLASLASTDLVILLLCAPVRAITYYKQTWTLGSFVCSTTDWFQHSCVVAKTLILAVTTRAKHTFVPSTSTGPLYSPTWIHGALAFVWIVSMMFPIPQMLFSSLVQHGRETVCVSQMPVCASEFMSLFYKIYPTATFVVPVIFTLAYYTKTLHSAVNHAPSPQHQSKVILVLLCLSGALGLMLLPEWGTFTWIRLGYNKPPVGLIIFAQVLLYACSSISPVILMTMYDDVRQGLIAIWFIATCRGSKQLPSNKCPKTEGNGAEVGANAVTNAVSPDKEKTFPDVEHFWTGRRNTQVEEEQDPVPWEREEKML, from the coding sequence ATGGATACTGATCGACCTGCAAACGTCTccttttttgattttgttggaGGAGTTCAACTTCTCCAGGGGGAGGACACCAGGACCGCCATGCCTGTCATCCTGATCGGGATCTGCGTGTCCGGAGCAGTTGGGAATTTGCTCGTTTTGCTGATTTTCATCCGTGACTTTAAAAACGGGAAGGGCTCTGAGGTGAAGGCGCTCCTCGCCTCTCTGGCCTCCACAGACTTGGTGATCCTGCTGCTGTGCGCCCCCGTGCGCGCCATCACCTACTACAAGCAGACCTGGACCTTGGGGAGTTTTGTCTGCAGCACCACGGACTGGTTCCAGCACTCGTGTGTGGTCGCAAAAACTTTAATCCTCGCAGTCACCACCAGAGCCAAACACACGTTTGTCCCCAGCACCTCCACGGGGCCCCTGTACAGCCCGACGTGGATTCACGGAGCCCTGGCGTTCGTTTGGATTGTGTCGATGATGTTTCCGATTCCCCAGatgcttttctcctctttggtgCAGCATGGCCGCGAGACTGTTTGCGTCTCTCAAATGCCAGTGTGCGCGTCTGAATTCATGAGTTTGTTCTACAAGATTTATCCAACTGCGACCTTTGTGGTGCCGGTCATCTTCACACTTGCCTACTACACAAAAACGTTGCACTCTGCGGTGAACCACGCGCCCAGCCCGCAGCACCAGAGCAAGGTTATCCTGGTTTTACTGTGTCTGAGCGGCGCACTCGGGCTCATGCTGCTGCCTGAGTGGGGGACTTTCACCTGGATCAGGCTTGGGTACAACAAACCTCCTGTGGGTTTGATCATCTTTGCGCAAGTCCTCCTTTACGCATGCAGCTCCATCTCTCCGGTGATCCTGATGACCATGTACGACGACGTGCGCCAAGGACTGATCGCCATCTGGTTCATCGCGACCTGCAGAGGCTCAAAGCAACTCCCCAGCAACAAGTGTCCGAAAACGGAGGGGAACGGGGCAGAAGTCGGAGCCAACGCCGTCACCAACGCGGTCTCACCGGACAAGGAGAAGACCTTCCCGGACGTGGAGCACTTTTGGACGGGGCGCAGGAACACGCAGGTCGAGGAGGAGCAGGATCCGGTTCcgtgggagagagaggagaaaatgttgtAG